AGAAAAATTTATAGAAAGAATGCGCTTATTTGGCGCTTTAGCAGGAGTGGCTAGAAGTGTCGAGGAGGCGTTGGATATTATCGAGGAGAAAACAGATGAATAAACAAGAAGCGATTAAAACAGGGGACAGAGTTATCACTCGGGGTGTAGTTGTTCGCAACTTTGAGGGATACGGTGGTTGCCAATTTTCAGAAGTCGAAACTGATAAAGGAGCGACAATTACTTGTGCGACGGAACACCTTGAACCCGATGAACCGCAGAAAGTCAAAGTGTCACAAGTAGCAGTAGACTACTATGAGCAATATAAAGACAAATTATCTGGTTTTGATGAGTGGTTTTGCGATTTCTATAGTTCTGACTTTGAAAATGACTTTGACAAGGCTGAGGAACTACAGATTTGGCTATATGACAATGATGATAAGACGAATTGTCAGAGAGAGCTTGCTCTTGCAACATTGATTGTAAATGGATTGGATGCGGTTGAGGTTGAACAGGAGAAGAAATACAAGGTTAAGATTGCGAACAACGGAAGTCAGCCATTGACGTTTAAAAAATTAGGACCAAAAATCTTCTTTGTTGATGAAAAATGCGATGAGTCTTTCACTAAACAAGAATTAGAACAAGCTGGATTTGGCTGGGTGTTCGATTGTGATGGTGCGGAAGTTGAGGAGGTGGAGTGATGAATAGTGTTTTTGCTATACAACGCAAAAAAACAGGTGCTTATGTATCAAATTTTGGTGGCAAAGGCGCAGTTCGAT
Above is a window of Streptococcus sp. zg-86 DNA encoding:
- a CDS encoding DUF1642 domain-containing protein, coding for MNKQEAIKTGDRVITRGVVVRNFEGYGGCQFSEVETDKGATITCATEHLEPDEPQKVKVSQVAVDYYEQYKDKLSGFDEWFCDFYSSDFENDFDKAEELQIWLYDNDDKTNCQRELALATLIVNGLDAVEVEQEKKYKVKIANNGSQPLTFKKLGPKIFFVDEKCDESFTKQELEQAGFGWVFDCDGAEVEEVE